TCGTTCTAAATAATCCATAACCTCCAAATATTTTTCACAGTATTTTGAATTTTCTATCAATCTGGTATCGTCTGTGGTTAAATTCAACATATTTGTAAGTTTATCTAAATCAGCAAAAATATCTTTATATCGTTTATTACATCCCATTAAAGCTCTAATCTTACTATTTTTTAAACCCATTAATTTTAATCGATACCACTCCATCTGTCACCTCTTTTATCTAGAATATGTAGACGTTAACATATTACTTATCTCTCTTGACTGTGGATATAATCTTCTTCCTTCTTGTAAAACCTCTCTTGCTCTATCAATTTTCTTTTCAGCCAAGTAAATATCTCCTAAAGCTAAAAATCCTTCTACACTAGGCGCATAGTTCATATATATTTGAATATCATCTATCGCTTTATTGTACCTCCCTAAATTTCTGTACGCTAATCCTCTTCCTAAATAAGCTTCTTTCATACTAGGCTCAATACTAATTGCAACGCTATAAAAATCAATCGCTTTATTGTAATCTCCAATAAATCTATAACTTGTTGCTGCTCCAAATAAATTTCTAGAGCTATCTATATTGCTACTAAAAATTTGAGCTGCTCTTTCATATTTTCTATTTCTAAAATATTGATCTCCTAAATAGAAAACCTGATTTTCATCTCCACTTATAGAGTTTATATAACTTTTAAAATATTTTTCATACTCTTTTAAAAGAACTGCCGCTTTATCTCTATCATCCTCTCTCGCTATTTGGCTTTCTAGACTTTGAATATATGGTGGTCTTTGATCACCTAAAGCTATTAAACTAAGAAAAAGAAATAATATTCCTATTAATTTTTTCATTTTAAATAATCTCCTCTATTCTACTAATTATTTTTCCATTTTTTATAGTTGTCTCAATTGAATCTCCAAGTTTTACTTGAGAACTTTCTTTTATTACCTTATCGCCTATTTTAGTTATACTGTAACCCCTTTTTAAAACATTTAAAGGATTTAAAGCAATTATTTTTTCTGTACACACTTCTAACTCGTGACTTTTATTTCTAAATATTTTTTTCATAATATCTTCGATTTTCTCTTCTTTTGATACTAACATTTGATTTTTTTCCTCTATAGCCTTTATAAAATTCTTTAGTACATAACTACTTTGTAGCTGTTTTATCTCATCTTTTTTCTTTTTTATTACTCTATTGATACTATCTTTTACTCTTTTTTCTTTTTCTAACAATTGTTTTTCTATCTCTTTTTTTACAGGAATAGATATTTCTATTGCTTGAGTTGGAGTCGCTGCTCTAACGTCTGCTACTAAATCAGATAATAAATTATCTATCTCATGACCTACAGCTGATATTATTGGTTTTTCACTTTGAAAAAATGCTCTTGCTACTTCTTCCTCATTAAAAGCCCACAAGTCTTCAACACTTCCTCCACCTCTACCTGCAATAATTAAATCTATTTCCGGTATTTTATTTAATGTTTCAATACCCTTTACAATCTCCTCTTTAGCTCCTACACCTTGAACTTTAGCTGAATAAATATAAATATCTATATTTTCAAATCTTTTTCTTGTTGTATTTACTATATCATGAAATGCTGCTCCTGTATACGCTGTTACAATTCCTATTGCCTTTGGATATTTAGGTAAAACTTTTTTAAATAATGGTGAAAATAACCCTTCCCTCTCTAAATCCTTCTTTAACTTTTCTAACTTTGCAAACATCTCACCAAGCTTATCTTCTTTTTGTACATGTCTAACCAGTACCTGAAAATCTCCTCTAGCTTCATAGAAGCCAACATCTCCAAATATCTTTACAGAATCTCCCTCTTTTAAATCTTCAGCTATTCTTTTAAATTTATAATTAAATGCTGCACATTTTATCTGACTCTGTTTATCTTTTAAAGTAAAATATAAATGACCACTTTTATAGTATGTTACTCCTGAAAGCTCTCCCTTTAAAAAAAATTCTTGAAAGTTTGGGTTTTCATCTATATATCCTTTTACCATTTTATTAAACTCTGTTACACTATAAATTTTCTCTTCCATAGTTCACCCCTACATCTCTAATAACATCAATTTTAATTTGTTCATCTCATCTCTTTTCTCTATAGCTTTTTCAAAGTTCAATTCTTCAGATAATACTTTTATTTCCTTAACTAATTTTTTTATCTCCTTTTCTATATCCTCTTTACTTGTGAAATGCTTAGTTTCAACTATCTTCTCCTCTTCAGCTTCCCAATTAAATAACGATTCTGAAACTTCTCTAAAAATTGTCTTAGGCTCTATATTGTTTAATAAATTATATTCCCCTTGTTTTCTTCTTCTTCTTTTAGTTTCTTCGATAGCATATTTCATAGAATCAGTCATAACGTCACCATACAATATTACTCTTCCATCAACATTTCTAGCTGCTCTTCCTATTGTCTGAACTAATGATCTTTTACTTCTTAAAAAACCTTCTTTATCAGCTTCTAAAATAGCAACTAATGATACTTCCGGTATATCAAGCCCCTCTCTCAATAAATTTATTCCAATTAAAACGTCAAATTCACCTTTTCTTAATCCTCTAATAATCTCAATTCTTTCTAAAGTATCTATATCTGAATGCATATACTTTACTTTAACACCTAAAGTTATATAATACTCTGTTAATTCTTCAGCCATCTTTTTGGTTAAAGTAGTTATTAGAACTCTTTCCTTTTTTAAAGCATTTTTTCTAATCTCATCTAAAAGATCATCTACTTGATTTTTAGTTTCTCTAACTTCTATAATTGGATCTAAAATTCCTGTCGGTCTAATTAGCTGTTCAGCTATATGTCCATTAGATTTTTCTATCTCAAAATCTCCTGGAGTAGCTGAAACAAAAATTGTTTGACCACAATTTTCTCTGAACTCTTCAAATGTCAAAGGTCTATTATCTAGGGCTGATTTTAATCTAAATCCATTTTCAAC
This genomic window from Cetobacterium somerae ATCC BAA-474 contains:
- a CDS encoding tetratricopeptide repeat protein — translated: MKKLIGILFLFLSLIALGDQRPPYIQSLESQIAREDDRDKAAVLLKEYEKYFKSYINSISGDENQVFYLGDQYFRNRKYERAAQIFSSNIDSSRNLFGAATSYRFIGDYNKAIDFYSVAISIEPSMKEAYLGRGLAYRNLGRYNKAIDDIQIYMNYAPSVEGFLALGDIYLAEKKIDRAREVLQEGRRLYPQSREISNMLTSTYSR
- the xseA gene encoding exodeoxyribonuclease VII large subunit; amino-acid sequence: MEEKIYSVTEFNKMVKGYIDENPNFQEFFLKGELSGVTYYKSGHLYFTLKDKQSQIKCAAFNYKFKRIAEDLKEGDSVKIFGDVGFYEARGDFQVLVRHVQKEDKLGEMFAKLEKLKKDLEREGLFSPLFKKVLPKYPKAIGIVTAYTGAAFHDIVNTTRKRFENIDIYIYSAKVQGVGAKEEIVKGIETLNKIPEIDLIIAGRGGGSVEDLWAFNEEEVARAFFQSEKPIISAVGHEIDNLLSDLVADVRAATPTQAIEISIPVKKEIEKQLLEKEKRVKDSINRVIKKKKDEIKQLQSSYVLKNFIKAIEEKNQMLVSKEEKIEDIMKKIFRNKSHELEVCTEKIIALNPLNVLKRGYSITKIGDKVIKESSQVKLGDSIETTIKNGKIISRIEEII